The sequence AAAATCCTCAGTCTCTTCAACAGTGgggcggcagcagcagctgtggcaaaCAGCAGTTCTGCCCCCACTGTGGGCACGTCGGGTGGCACTCCCAGCCAGAACTTCACTAACATGACCAGCAATCAGGCCCGATCGGCACAGATGAGTGCTGGAAATTTAAACCCGGCCCAGCAGAGGTTGCAAACTCCAAACACTCAGCTTCCTTCTCTCCAAGGCCCTTCCAGAAATGCAGGTCCAAGACCTGGAGCTCCTCCACCAGCTCAGTCGCTTTACGGTCAGCACCAGAATCGTCTCCCTGCGCCTGGCGCCGTTCCTGCCCAAAGGCCAGTATCGTCTGGTATCAACTTTGACAACCCTAGTGTACAGAAAGCCTTGGACACCCTGATCCAGAGTGGTCCTGCACTCTCCCACCTAGTCAGTCAAACAGTGGCCCAGGGGCGAGCGGGGTCCTCCACCCAGCAGCCTATGGGTTCCTACCAGCGACACTATTAAAGCTGAGCTGTCAAACCCTTTTCCCTACCCTTTGTCATTCCATATTTCTAGCTGTTTAAAGAGTCTCCTGTCCCTGACGTGGGACAAATGCCCCTGGATATGCATGTCCTCTCCACTTGGTTGAGAGTGTACTCCCAGTGGCATTGCTGCTGAGTGTTATAGTGCTGCCCTTCCTCACCTTGGTCTGGATAGCAGTGTTTGGAGaagtctcttctgttttctcagtggCAGGATTTGCAGAGAGCCACTTCGGGTATTCACTTGTTCTGTCCAAGCCCAGGAGTTGCTGCAATGGCAGCCCTGCATTTTCCTCACTCCTGTGGATGGGTGCACCTTCACACTGTGGTGCTTTCTGGTCTTAGTATAGATTTGGGCCCATTTTTGGGAAAATGACACGAGACTGAGAAGAGCAATACCTGCCTGGGCCTTCCTGGGGTTGCAGGTTTTTGGAATGGTcgctgtttctttgctttttttcttttacttctgtttctttcagtgccATCTAAGAGGAAATGCAGAGGTAGCTCTGGCAGCTGACCTCACGTGGCGTGTGGCTGCCTGCTGTTCTATGAGCCAGGCGGTGCTGTGCagtcctgcagctgggctgtCCTGTCCTGGCACAGCGAGGCTGGCAGAAGCACCTCACCTTGCCTGGCATATGGGAGCTGACAGTTTTGTTCTGACTGCAATGGGGGATCTGAAATGGGGAGATCCTCCAGCCGAGGCAGAGACTTTAAATGGTCTAttgataaaacaaaacaaaatcaatccTGCACCCAAGTAATCAATTTTAAGATCAGTCTATTAAATTCTATGTATAAATTTCCTTCTAATCTTGCTTTGGGGCAGCTGGTTACGttgcccagcagctcagccacagCCACGCTGATGTGCTGCTGGACCTGTCTGCAGCCACTTCCCAGGTGGTCGATGTCTGCTCTCTGACACTTCATCTCGGTTGGTGTTTTGTCCATCTCAGGGGGGGAGGCAGTGCCAACATGCAATACTATAATTTTATATGTTCTTTCAACACTTTGGTagctgcagcaggcagttgAGTGGATCAGGCAGTGATACTTCACCGTGTTTTTAACCAGTAACATACTTTGataccagaaaacaaaacttctctAACCATGCGGTCCTTCTTTGCACAGCCTTCTTGGAGTCTGTAGGCTTCCTGCAGAACCAAAAGATGCTAGGAGAGCAATGTTCTTGGAGCAGAGGATTTTCTTGTCCGAGGTGGTTTGTGTTGtagcatttttctctctgtgctgttAACGAAAGGACgttactttttaataaaaaggcaggaaaaaacatttttgttgcatttttttatgCTTCACGGTTTGAGTACTGCTGGAATGTGTTATTCCTCTGCTTTGCTTATTCTGCTGCgtttgctgctgctctcttccaGGTAAGTGCTTCAGACATTGCCCAGTGCTGGATGCAAACCATACTGTGCCCTTCTCTTCAGAATTGTCTccctctttgctttgctttggtttggtttgctCACAGTGTTTCTTTCCCTTGTGCAGAACACCATAACATGCCCCAGGCTGATGCCATGCTGTGTCAGTTCACCGTGCTTTGGTTTTAAAGTACTTCTCAGGTGCTTACTGTCATTCAGTGCGCTCAGAACTCTGAGTTAGAGCAGTTTGTTGGCATGCTCACAAGTTTCAACGAGCTTCAGCTGGGACAAAATCCCTGTAGGTGATAGGTatatttcagcagagctgttgaTACTGCTTTGGATGAAAAGCACTCGTCTGCTTTTATGCAGGACATCACAAGGGTGAGCAGTCGGCTCCCACCTTGAGCTCTCAGGGTCACATCAGGCTGGCAGCCCTTGCTGGGGCGCCACCGAGCTCTGTGTTAGGGCCAGCGCTCCAGCATCTTCGCGGATGCACCGGCACCGTGCAAACGAAGTGATGCTGAATCGCTGATCGGGAGGAGCTGCTGTTGACCTCAAGGGTGGAGGGTTTGCAGCGAGATATGCCTGGTGAAcgcctgggagcagcaggagcgcCGTGCTGCGCCCGCGTGGGGCAGCGCTGAGTCGGCAGGCAGCGGCGAGAGGTGCGTTAGTGAACCGTTAGTGAACCGGGAGGCCGAGGGCACGGTGACGCCCTGCGAGCTAATGAGAGCTTCCCAGGCAAGTAGTGAAGGGTgtaataaaatcatttattgCATTTTGTGCAGACAGGAGTCTAGAAAAATGAATACAGGTAAAGCAGTAAAGCATTAACAGGGAGCATTCAACAGCTGAGGAGCCTCTCCTCCATTAATATCTGCACGGAGAACACAGGGTCTGTACTGAGGCGGCCTAATGCACAATAATACTGAAACGGtcacagaaattaaatgcaaacctaatattcttttttttttttctttttgtttgattttttgtttgtttgtttgtttgcaacCTGTTTTATTTACaaggttttaaactgaattGCATTGCTCTGCACACAGatatttctaaaacaaagcatACTCGGTCACTACATGTCTATTGAAGTATTGCACTTGAATAAAAGTCACTTGGATGGACGCAGAACATCTAGCTACGGTGATTAAAGGGTTATCGGATGAATGACCCGGTGATAACATTCATAACAAATATATTGCACATGTAGCACGGAAAGTGGTGTAACCAGCAACTTTCAGACCTGCCGCTCCTTGTGCCTttcccatcctgcagccctggcaggGGCCTGACCCCTCCTCGCCTCGCTGCACCCCCCGGCCCTGGCAGCAGGTTGGGGATGTGGGACCCCAAGAGCTGAAGCTGCTGCACGTGGGGCAGCTGGGAGCTCGCgttcctgctgcaggaggacgCTGCCTTCACCACAGCGACCAGCGGAAGGATGCTCCTTGGGGAAACTCAACACTCACAGAGGCCAAACGTGCAGGGCTGGGTTTGTAAACTAACATGCAGTGCTGTCTGCTACAACTGGCCCTCTCCAGACCAAAGGTGAGCGCGATCCCGCTGGGAAGCCAGCgcctgtcctgctgcagccgGGTGCTGCCTGGCAGGGGTACGGAGGcggctgtgcctgcagctgtgccctgctcctgctgcagggcgAGGATGGCGGGAtgcttttttgcctttctgctccCTGAAGGAGTCGGGGCTGTGAATGCGGTGCTGgttggtgctgctgggaagcGATGGAGCTGACCTGCCCGCAGAGCAGCGTGCCCTGGCCTGGCTTCATGCCTGTGCAGCAGAGATCTATCCCTGCTGCCTGAGGAAGGCATCTGccatgccctgctgctgctgctgaggtcaGGCCCTCTGCTCCATGTAGGAGcgggctgaggctgcagggcaaagctgggctgagggcagaggGAGACTGCATGGAGCGAAGCACCTTGCgcagaggcagggagcagctggaaGCATTGCAGGCCGAGCAAGCATGGTGCAGTGAGATGAGCGGGCAGGTGGGTGTGCACAGCCCCTCCTTGCCCGAGTGCTTCACATCATCCTGGGAGgctgcaaacagcacagaagctgTGTGTGGCGGTGTGTAGGGGCAGAGCTGAACCCTAAGCTAAACCCGGCCTCTCCATCCCCTAACGCTGGGCACACGGGGCTGCTCTTCTGGCTCAAGCTGCTATCTGTCATCTATCCATTCATCACAGCGGTCTGTGACAGCCCCGATGCACCTGTGCAGATTGCTGAGCTGCCATGGCTGAGTGCTGCCTGCGGccggggctgctgctggagagatgGAGGCACTTTGGGAGTGGTGCAGATGTAGGAGCAGGGTACTGACAGGCACAGAGGTGCAGCTGGGGCTTGGGTTTGGTCCGGGAGTGTGTCCAAGGAGTcttaaagccaaaaaaaaaaagaaccaacaaaaagaaagcaagccaagaaaagccaaaaaaagcccacaaaccACTTGTTTGCTATCTAAGCAGCCTCATATAGCTTTGGCCTGGAACTGGAGGAgtagaggagctctgcagaggaagagGGCAAGGAGCTGTTCTGTGCGAGGGCAggggagcagcactgtgcacggggcacagagcagccacagcactgccGGGAGAGGGCAACTCTTAGCGGGCTGCACTTGGAGTGGAAGCTCAAATCTGCTGTGAAATGAGTTCAGAAAAGTTCAGTAATTTCTTTTCCCTGAAAACTTTTAAGAAGCTGAATTGAGAAGAGCACGAGCCCCTGACCTGGCCCTTCCCTGGACCCTGTGCAGGGGCGGCCATCACACCTCCGTCCCCACAGCCCGGTGCTAGCAGAGCCCTGCATCTCTCAGTATAGATATAGATCTCTATATATAGACTTCATCTGGTTCTATTAACATAAATATgatcactttaaaaatacacgTACTGTATTATGTACACTATGTACATGGGCCCTCGGCGCCGCTTCCTGCACGGTTCCTGGAACCGTTCACATTTGTTGAGAGCTCCTCAGTTTCTCTGAATGAGAATTGCTGCTGGGGAGAGGGGGGCGGCCCTGCGACCGCTGCCGGGCTCAGGGCTGTTTGGGGGGCAGCTCTGGGGCCATGGTGGGATGGGGGGACCGGAACGGGGCCGGGTGCTGCCCAGAAATAGGACAGAGGGGTCCCTGCTGCTATCCCGCACCACAGGGCCTGGCACAGGCGCTGCAGTGGGGCCGGGGCCCATCGGACACATTGCATATACTGAGAACCACCCAGAGCTGAGCGTTCCGGACCCCGTGGCAGCACCTGTGCCTGGGGCCAGGGATAAAAGCCCCAGTGCACAGCGGGGTATGGGGCTGCCAGGACCGACGGTCAGCCAAAGTGGGGTCCACACAgcccccagtgctcccagcatGGCCGTGGAGCTTCTGTGCCAGGCCCAGAGCCGGCGGTGCCTGGGGTTAGCAGCATCCACAGTCCCACAGCCCCGGGGCAGCTCAGGCTGACACTGCACACCGGTGGGACCTCTGCTCTGCTCCGGGCACCACAGCTccgggcagcagctgcagcacgaGCACAGAGCAATGCCTGGACAGAGGGGGTTGGGGCCAGCGGGAAGGGGACACACAGCTCCACCCAACCCGGCCGGGGCTGCAGTGGCACCGCTGCTCTCCAGCATCCCACCCCACTCGGCTGCCCCCCACCCTCACCCCCTCCAAACCATCACAACTGCCTCTCGGTGAGCGTGGCCCACGGCCTCCAGATGGGCGGTTGGGTCTGTCCGGGCCCAGCACGGTCCTTTCCAGGGTCGTCGGGTGCTGACGGAGGTGGGGAGAGGAGCATCTGGCGAGGAAAGCATGCTGGTGGcctctctcttctcccagcaCCTCTGTGCGGTGCGAGCATCAGGCAGCGGTGCCCAGCCAAGCTCTGTGGGGCGGCAGTGGGGCCTGGGGCCCATTGGGACACAGTGGGCTCCTGCCcggccgggggctgcgggggcaGCGCTGGGCTCTGATGCTCAGTCCGCAGAACactgtatatatttatatataaacaaagacagcagtgctgtgacgTTGCAATGAGGAACAGCTGCTCAGGTGCTGGATGCTCCCGGAAGATCTGGTGCTGCAGTTCGAATGGAGAGGTCAGGGGCACGGCTGAAGGCAGGTGAAGGTTCTGTGCACCGGCTGCCATCGGgcttctctcctccctccagGAGCTCGGTGCGGGGTGGTGGGGCTCTCGGGGTGCGGACAAACCTTTCTCACGCCGTGTTTCAGGAGTAGATGGTGATGACCTCCCGGCCCCCGCCACGCACCAGCAGCACTCGGTCCAGGCGCTCTGTCAGCACCTCCAGGAACTCCATGTCTGTGCGGCCATCAAGGAGGAACGAGGAGTGGAAACAGGGAGCCTGCAGAACCCACAGCCCCGCACCACGGCTGGAGCGACCATAACGCCATCAGTCTCAGCCAGGCAGactgtggggcaggagctgcagggggtATCCAGGCTGAACACTGGGCAGTGCCCTGCCATGCCTGCAAGgaagcccccagccccacagacccTGAGGAGGGACTCTCAGCCCACCCCCAGAGCACTAGGAAGGATACAGTTTTCATCCCCTTTCCGGTTGCGGGGTGGCCCTGGCATGTTGAGCAGGACCAGCTTGGCCTTCTGGGACTTCTTCACAATCACCTCGTTAAGCTTCACAGCCGTGTGCATCCTCCGCACGTTTGACTGGTTCCTGGGGAGACAGCACACGTGGGTGGGGGCTGGGCACAGGGATGCACATGGGACCACAGGGAGCAAAGGGCAGGGCTGGAGCCgggctgtggcacagcaaaCCTCACCGGCATCAATGCCACAAGCAACCACCAATGGGTGCAAGGAACTGCCTTTGCCCATGGGGCCCACGAGTgccacccccccacccccccgctCCCAAAGCAATATACTTACAGGTTCTCCCACTCCCTGCCAGGATCACAAcggggtggggaaaaaagagagagagaagaggtgAGTGCCAGGCGTGCACCCAGTGTGCCCCAGCACCCAACCGCCACTCTGCACAGGGAcccccccacctcccacccTCCCCGCTGTCAGGTGGGTGTGCAGGGACCCGGCTGCAGGCCCCTGCTCAGAGCAAGGAGGGACACggtgacacagcagcagcatgtggGGCCGTACGGCTTCATGTTGAAGAAGTCCTTGATGCCCTCGGGGCTGACAGGGCTCTTGCTCTTGTTCTTCTCGGCCACGGACTTCTCCTTGGTCCAGGTGAGATGCACCTTCTCAGGGCCCGACTCTGCCTCTTCAGCTGGGgactgggagctgctggagaaggtGGTGGCGTTTTTGTCGTGGATGAGCTGGAcctgtggcagagcagaggtgtgGTGGGCAGGGGCCATAGCAGCCGGTGACCCTATCCCCGCCGTCCCCAGCAGGACACAACACGCGGTACCTCACCTCTTCCTCGGGCTTCTCCTCGCCGTCGCCCACCTGCTCCTCAGGGACGTTCAGGCGCAGGCGCGTGTTGGCTGGGTTCTTGCGCCGGATGGAGCCGCGGGACTCATCCGTGATGCTCTGGATCTGTGTGGGATGGGGTCAGCGCACAGTGGGGCAGCATGGGGGCATGCAGCAAGGCCGGCTGTGGGGCTGTTCCTCACCTCCCGCTCCCGCTCGTTCTTGGTGAGGTGCATTTGCTTGAGGATCTGCGAGCGCTGCTCCATCACCAGCGTCTTCTCGTAGGTGTAGGCTGAGATGTCGCTCTCTTGCTGTGGGACAGAGGAGCGGGATGAGCTGCGGggcccagcctgcagcacagcccatccTGGCCCCGCACATCCCACTGTGCCTCCATGTCTGGATCCCCTGTATGCAGAACTCCCGGgaacagccccagcccagcGCTCACcatctccaccacctccacctccgCCGTGATGCGCAGGTGGTACAGGAATGTCGTCAGGTCCTTCTTCATCTGGATGCTGTTGTCATCCATCTGAGCCACCGTGAAGATACGCATCTTGCACTTGCGCCAGACCTGTgaggggggaaaggagggagcTGTGGGCACTGTGTGGTGAAggctgccccagccccagctcctgcccACCTGGGGGCACAGTACCTTGTGGTGCCGCaggaggaagggcagcagcatgAGCATCCCTCCATCATGCACGATCCACCAGACATCGATGTGGCCCTCCGAGAAGCGCTCCTGGTTGCCCGGGAACATGGCCACGTTCTTGGCCACCAGCAAGGCCAGGTGCCCAGCCGTGGTCTCCCGCACCAGCTCTGGAGGGAAAGGGCCGCATCAGCCAGCACCGCTCACATCAGCACCCTGTGGCAGCCATCCAGCTTGCAAAGCCCTACCGATGAAGTTCCTCCAGGTCTGGTGGTCCTCCTTCTGGCGCCAGCTGCGGGGCCAGCCCACCAGCACCGTGTTGTGCTGCAGCCCGCCCAGCCCACTGGACTGGATGAGGTGTGACATGCCGTCCCGCAGGTTGGAGGAGATCACCACCTGGCAGAAGCCCTTCACCTTCTCCGCTTCCATCAGGCGGCGGATGGACTGGCAGCGGGAGAGAAGGCATCAGGGACCGTGCATGGGATGTGGCCCCGCACAGCACCCGCTGCAGACAGCACCCAACGGGCCGGGGCAGCCAGCAGATGGGTGgggtgcagggagcagagcctgtGGGGTGTGGATCATGgggtgcagggagcagagcctgtGGGGTGTGGATCATGGggtgcagagccctgcagcaggacGGCAgcatgggatggggatgggggaggcCCGGCTGTGAGCAGCACCGGCGCGTGGCTCTGTGCCGTGCCGAGCAGAGGGAGTCCCCGTGCCAGGGCTCTGACAGGCGGCAGAGCAGCAATTAGAGTTATTTACTCAGAGAAATTATAACATGTCTGCATGGGAGAGAAACTGTTTGCTTCTGAGGGCTTACTCTCATTAACGTGCTGCCTGGCTGGCGCGAGGTGCAAGGGGAATCTCGCTCCAGTTGGGAAGGTTCCTGCTCCACCTTCCCCTGCCTGCACTGTGGGGGCTGTGAGGAGTGTGGGGTGCtcagcagaggggctgcacaGCCTGGCAGCACTGCGGCCCCTtgctggcactgtgctgtgctgtgcagcaccatCCAGGAGCCAGGCCCGTGCCCTGCTGGTACCTGGCATCGCTGGTGCTCTGGGGAGGAGAGTGGGGGTCCCGCAGgtcccactgcctgcactgtgcagtACGCTCCCAGCAGCCCCgcagcagggctggatgcaccctggggcacagcagctgggagggcaTGGGAAGCTCTCACCTCCTCGGCTCTCTGCGCCTGTGGGTGGTTGTCCaggaaggtcccttccagcacagAGGCCACAATGGTGAGGCCCTTGCCTGCTTTGAGCTGTGAAGTGAAGGacaggagctgtgggtgcacCACGTTCTGCTCCTGATCCACACGGACCAGAACCAGCAGCTGGGGCCTGAAAGGAAGGTCCTGCAGTCAGCGCCCGCCGCCCTGATGGCTCCCGCTCCCCCCAACCCACGGCCTCACCTCCAGTTCTTGGTGTGGGGGGGGCCCTCCTCCAGCCGCAGCAGTGCGTAGCGGGCGGCACTCAGCGACAGCCCCCGGATCCCATCACCCCATTCCTTCTCCGCCCTGCggcacacagcagagcatcaCAGGATGTCCACGGCTCCGGCCGCTGGGAGCCCCAGTGACAGAGAGCGGCCGTGGGCCCCCGGCACCTACAGCACCAAGGGGATGTGGggacccccagccctgcagcccccgcCGGGCCCTTACCCGCGGTATTCAATGTACTTGTAGATGAGGCCAGCGATCAGCATGGCGACCAGCGCGTAGTACCAGGAGCAGATGAACATCAGTGCCAGGCACAGGCTCATACCCAGGAAGGAGAGGGTCCTGCGCAAGGCACCACATCAGCACcccgcagccctgcagccccaggcccTGCACCACCCACTGCTCACCAGTGGTAGTAGCGGAATCGGGGCCGCCAGTTGGGCGTCCGCAGCAGCGTCTGCACGGCACAGGCCAGGTTGACA comes from Lagopus muta isolate bLagMut1 chromosome 16, bLagMut1 primary, whole genome shotgun sequence and encodes:
- the SLC12A5 gene encoding solute carrier family 12 member 5 isoform X3, which produces MALFEEEMDTSPMVSSLLSGLANYTNLPQGSREHEEAENNDGGKKKPVQAPRMGTFMGVYLPCLQNIFGVILFLRLTWVVGIAGIMESFCMVFLCCSCTMLTAISMSAIATNGVVPAGGSYYMISRSLGPEFGGAVGLCFYLGTTFAGAMYILGTIEILLAYIFPAMAIFKAEDASGEAAAMLNNMRVYGTCVLTCMATVVFVGVKYVNKFALVFLGCVILSILAIYAGVIKSAFDPPSFPICLLGNRTLSRHGFDLCTKVVVEGNETVGSKLWELFCTSRFLNATCDEYFTMNNVTEIEGIPGAASGLIQENLWSSYLTKGVIVEKRGLPSVSPPDTPVDMDQPYVFSDMTSYFTLLVGIYFPSVTGIMAGSNRSGDLRDAQKSIPTGTILAIATTSAVYISSVVLFGACIEGVVLRDKFGEAVNGNLVVGTLAWPSPWVIVIGSFFSTCGAGLQSLTGAPRLLQAISRDGIVPFLRVFGHGKANGEPTWALLLTACICEIGILIASLDEVAPILSMFFLMCYMFVNLACAVQTLLRTPNWRPRFRYYHWTLSFLGMSLCLALMFICSWYYALVAMLIAGLIYKYIEYRGAEKEWGDGIRGLSLSAARYALLRLEEGPPHTKNWRPQLLVLVRVDQEQNVVHPQLLSFTSQLKAGKGLTIVASVLEGTFLDNHPQAQRAEESIRRLMEAEKVKGFCQVVISSNLRDGMSHLIQSSGLGGLQHNTVLVGWPRSWRQKEDHQTWRNFIELVRETTAGHLALLVAKNVAMFPGNQERFSEGHIDVWWIVHDGGMLMLLPFLLRHHKVWRKCKMRIFTVAQMDDNSIQMKKDLTTFLYHLRITAEVEVVEMQESDISAYTYEKTLVMEQRSQILKQMHLTKNEREREIQSITDESRGSIRRKNPANTRLRLNVPEEQVGDGEEKPEEEVQLIHDKNATTFSSSSQSPAEEAESGPEKVHLTWTKEKSVAEKNKSKSPVSPEGIKDFFNMKPEWENLNQSNVRRMHTAVKLNEVIVKKSQKAKLVLLNMPGPPRNRKGDENYMEFLEVLTERLDRVLLVRGGGREVITIYS